The Kitasatospora sp. NBC_01287 genome contains a region encoding:
- a CDS encoding tyrosine-type recombinase/integrase has product MGEARLQVIAGGAVPQEPLTTDPWRFQTICVDAFVASWRARGFSPVTIDNDIGLLERTLTALGRPAWEVTPEDIDRVVGDLAVQGRKTSTRREYVQIFKGFHRFLQARKAAEIEAAFGVRLVCPVDEFNASRHVGDDSPALLPPPTPERVTEFFDFMKRRIATARKYGPAARDYAMFRTLYHAGLRSEEASLLDLPDLHFTRGPFGKLHVRFGKGAHTSGPRPRWVPMLDGLDLVLRWFLEDVRPKFPDSPVLFADESGGSLHRGTIRNRLRYLMELEGRPAAERFSPHALRRACATHNYERGVDLVAIQQLLGHWTVSSTMRYVRPSATFIEDAYQRAVASTLAELTGKDSTA; this is encoded by the coding sequence ATGGGCGAGGCGAGACTGCAGGTCATCGCGGGCGGCGCCGTCCCGCAGGAACCATTGACCACGGACCCGTGGCGCTTCCAGACCATCTGTGTCGACGCGTTCGTCGCCTCGTGGCGGGCCCGAGGGTTCAGCCCGGTGACCATCGACAACGACATCGGTCTGCTGGAACGGACCCTCACGGCGCTTGGCCGCCCCGCGTGGGAGGTCACGCCCGAGGACATCGACCGCGTTGTCGGCGATCTCGCGGTCCAGGGCCGCAAAACGTCGACCCGGCGCGAGTACGTGCAGATCTTCAAGGGCTTCCACCGGTTCCTGCAGGCCCGGAAGGCAGCCGAGATCGAGGCTGCCTTTGGTGTCCGACTGGTCTGCCCGGTCGATGAGTTCAACGCCTCCCGGCATGTCGGCGACGACTCCCCGGCCCTGCTGCCGCCCCCGACGCCCGAGCGGGTCACCGAGTTCTTCGACTTCATGAAGCGGCGGATCGCCACCGCCCGGAAGTACGGACCCGCAGCCCGGGACTATGCGATGTTCCGGACGCTGTATCACGCCGGCCTCCGCTCGGAGGAGGCCTCGCTGCTGGACCTGCCGGACCTGCACTTCACCCGCGGCCCGTTCGGCAAACTCCATGTCCGCTTCGGCAAGGGAGCCCACACCTCCGGCCCGCGGCCGCGGTGGGTGCCCATGCTCGACGGCCTGGACCTGGTGCTGAGATGGTTCCTGGAGGACGTGCGGCCCAAGTTCCCCGACTCGCCTGTCCTGTTCGCGGACGAGTCCGGCGGCAGTCTGCACCGCGGGACCATCCGCAACCGGCTGCGGTATCTGATGGAACTCGAAGGACGCCCGGCCGCCGAGCGATTCAGCCCCCATGCCCTGCGGCGGGCGTGCGCGACCCACAACTACGAACGCGGCGTCGACCTCGTGGCCATCCAGCAGCTACTCGGTCACTGGACGGTCAGTTCGACCATGCGATACGTCCGGCCCTCCGCAACGTTCATCGAGGACGCCTATCAGCGGGCCGTCGCCAGCACCTTGGCCGAGCTTACCGGGAAGGACTCCACGGCATGA
- a CDS encoding helix-turn-helix transcriptional regulator codes for MKIQWRLRMAAAQREVWTGTELRRLLAERAGLELSSASVSALFTKEPSQVKMTTLAALCTALECTPNDLIEVDTTPVERPIAPPRPVADLPQAASARGRSMPPL; via the coding sequence ATGAAGATCCAATGGCGGCTGAGGATGGCCGCGGCCCAGCGCGAGGTATGGACGGGCACCGAACTGCGGCGGCTGCTGGCCGAGAGGGCCGGCCTGGAGCTGTCCTCGGCTTCGGTGTCGGCGCTGTTCACCAAGGAGCCCTCGCAGGTGAAGATGACCACGCTGGCAGCACTGTGCACCGCACTGGAGTGCACCCCCAACGACCTGATCGAGGTCGACACCACCCCAGTCGAGCGGCCGATCGCGCCGCCTCGACCGGTCGCCGACCTGCCGCAGGCCGCCTCCGCCCGTGGCCGGTCGATGCCGCCCCTGTGA
- a CDS encoding 2-phosphosulfolactate phosphatase, translating into MSDWFLQQEHGVRFDWGPTGAQQLAENAACLVVVDVLSFTTSVTVAVEAGTQVFPYAWRDETASAFAQARTAVLAAGRRAATSTSPWSLSPAALRQAPFTPRLVLPSPNGSAIAAAAGDSTVVAGCLRNATAVGRWLARHRYGTAERPVVVIAAGERWPDGTLRPALEDLLGAGAIIAELGSQGVGPLSPEAAAARACFTQTSDVSAAVAACSSGIELIRSGFADDVAVATELDASTIVPVLTDGAFRHSADAARPQPNL; encoded by the coding sequence ATGAGTGACTGGTTCCTGCAGCAAGAGCACGGCGTCCGATTCGATTGGGGCCCCACCGGTGCCCAGCAGCTGGCCGAGAACGCCGCCTGCCTGGTAGTGGTCGACGTGCTGTCGTTCACGACATCGGTGACCGTCGCCGTCGAGGCTGGGACCCAGGTCTTTCCCTATGCCTGGCGCGATGAGACGGCGTCCGCCTTTGCCCAGGCGAGGACGGCGGTGCTGGCCGCTGGGCGGCGGGCCGCCACCTCGACCTCGCCGTGGTCCCTGTCGCCGGCGGCACTGCGGCAAGCCCCGTTCACACCCCGACTCGTGCTGCCCTCACCCAACGGATCCGCCATCGCCGCGGCGGCAGGCGATTCGACGGTGGTGGCGGGCTGTCTGCGTAATGCCACAGCTGTTGGACGATGGCTGGCCCGGCACCGCTATGGGACTGCGGAACGTCCCGTGGTGGTGATCGCCGCTGGTGAGCGGTGGCCGGACGGAACCCTGCGACCTGCGCTGGAGGACCTGCTGGGCGCCGGGGCGATCATCGCCGAACTGGGGTCGCAAGGCGTGGGCCCGCTGTCCCCCGAGGCAGCCGCCGCCAGGGCCTGCTTCACGCAGACTTCCGATGTCAGCGCTGCCGTGGCGGCCTGTTCCTCAGGTATCGAACTGATCCGGAGCGGGTTCGCCGACGACGTGGCCGTCGCCACCGAACTCGACGCCAGCACGATCGTGCCCGTCCTCACCGACGGAGCCTTCAGGCACAGCGCCGATGCCGCGAGGCCGCAGCCGAACCTGTGA
- a CDS encoding ATP-binding protein encodes MATPLRTVHGTNGDPLAEAIELTKRLKLPHIRRSLTDIIPTAKAQRWDPAEVVRVLLAEEAAGRDRANLHTRRKRAGFPSGKTFGDWDETASAIPRHTQDALKSLEWVGRRENLCVCGPSGTGKSHFTEALGQAAVESGMTVAWFTIEDLGVLVRRHRADDSIARALARIIRSDLILVDDIGLLPVSPDAAEGFYRLVDAAYERRSVAVSSNLHPSKAHMFRRTCARQRRNVTGSAAASRHRRCA; translated from the coding sequence ATGGCCACCCCGCTCCGAACCGTCCACGGCACCAACGGCGACCCGCTGGCCGAGGCCATCGAACTGACCAAGCGGCTCAAGCTCCCGCACATCCGCCGCTCGCTGACCGACATCATCCCCACCGCCAAGGCCCAACGCTGGGACCCGGCCGAGGTGGTGAGGGTCCTGCTGGCCGAGGAGGCCGCCGGCCGCGACCGCGCGAACCTGCACACCCGCCGCAAGCGGGCCGGCTTCCCCAGCGGCAAGACCTTCGGCGACTGGGACGAGACCGCCTCCGCGATCCCCCGGCACACCCAGGACGCGCTCAAGTCCCTTGAGTGGGTGGGCCGTCGGGAGAACCTGTGTGTCTGCGGCCCGTCGGGCACGGGCAAGAGCCACTTCACCGAGGCGCTCGGCCAGGCCGCGGTCGAGTCCGGCATGACGGTCGCCTGGTTCACCATCGAGGACCTCGGCGTCCTCGTCCGCCGACACCGCGCGGACGACTCGATCGCCCGGGCACTGGCGAGGATCATCCGCTCGGACCTCATTCTGGTGGACGACATCGGCCTGCTGCCCGTCTCGCCGGACGCCGCCGAGGGCTTCTACCGGCTGGTCGACGCGGCCTACGAACGGCGCTCGGTCGCGGTCAGCAGCAACCTCCACCCCTCCAAAGCGCACATGTTCCGGCGAACCTGTGCCAGGCAGCGCCGAAACGTCACAGGTTCGGCTGCGGCCTCGCGGCATCGGCGCTGTGCCTGA
- the istA gene encoding IS21 family transposase has product MKNSREIMEILEAYDLTGSYRAAAELAGCDHHTVARYVKMREAGHEPGQRRHRARAIDDYLPKIEELVVRSQGRIRADVVHRRIVAMGFTGGERTTRRTVAEAKAQFRAGQRRVYRPWVTEPGLWLQYDFGDGPVIKGRKTTLFCAWLAWSRFRVVIPIWDKTLPTVTACLDATLRRIGGVPAYVLTDNEKTVTTDHVAGIAVRNPEIVEVARHYGTTIRTCVPADPESKGGSEATVRIAKADLVPKDVNLREEFRTFGELEAACREFCEEVNSRTHRETRRKPVDRLAEERQRLHPLPRQPFTAAFGTTRRVNWDATISVEAVRYSVPHELIDTRVWARFHGEELVVTAVDDRGSAREVARHRTGKPGSPVLDDAHYPPRENKEADRTPRATSAEEVAFLALGPGAASWLVEAAAAGTRRIKAKMAQAVALAKLFSAEEVDRALGTAAVTGRFADKDLLSILDYQAVHGQAEPTRRSEEHSLQPGTSAWSSFGLNTLLDHDESDPS; this is encoded by the coding sequence GTGAAGAACAGCAGGGAGATCATGGAGATCCTGGAGGCGTACGACCTCACAGGTAGTTACCGTGCTGCGGCCGAGTTGGCCGGGTGCGACCACCACACGGTGGCCCGGTACGTGAAGATGCGCGAGGCCGGACACGAGCCGGGCCAGCGCCGGCACCGCGCCCGGGCGATCGACGACTACCTTCCGAAGATCGAGGAGCTGGTGGTCCGCTCGCAGGGCCGCATCCGCGCGGACGTGGTGCACCGGCGGATCGTCGCGATGGGCTTCACGGGCGGAGAACGCACCACCCGCCGCACGGTCGCCGAGGCGAAGGCCCAGTTCAGGGCCGGTCAGCGCCGTGTCTACCGGCCATGGGTGACCGAGCCCGGGCTCTGGCTGCAGTACGACTTCGGCGACGGGCCGGTGATCAAGGGCCGCAAGACCACGCTGTTCTGCGCGTGGCTGGCCTGGTCCCGGTTCCGGGTGGTGATCCCGATCTGGGACAAGACCCTGCCGACGGTCACCGCCTGCCTGGACGCCACGCTGCGGCGGATCGGCGGAGTGCCGGCCTACGTGCTCACCGACAACGAGAAGACGGTGACCACCGACCACGTCGCCGGGATCGCGGTCCGCAACCCGGAGATCGTGGAGGTCGCCCGGCACTACGGCACGACCATTCGTACTTGCGTGCCGGCCGACCCGGAGTCCAAGGGCGGCTCGGAGGCGACGGTGCGGATCGCGAAGGCCGACCTGGTGCCCAAGGACGTGAACCTGCGTGAGGAGTTCCGCACCTTCGGCGAACTGGAGGCCGCCTGCCGCGAGTTCTGCGAGGAGGTCAACTCCCGCACCCACCGCGAGACCCGACGCAAGCCCGTCGACCGCCTCGCCGAGGAGCGCCAGCGGCTGCACCCGCTGCCGAGGCAGCCGTTCACCGCGGCGTTCGGCACGACCCGCCGGGTCAACTGGGACGCGACGATCTCGGTGGAGGCGGTGCGCTACTCGGTCCCGCACGAGCTGATCGACACCCGGGTCTGGGCCCGCTTCCACGGCGAGGAGCTGGTCGTCACCGCCGTCGATGACCGCGGCTCGGCCCGCGAGGTCGCCCGGCACCGGACCGGCAAGCCGGGCTCGCCCGTGCTGGACGACGCGCACTACCCGCCACGCGAGAACAAGGAAGCCGACCGCACGCCGAGGGCCACCAGCGCCGAGGAGGTCGCCTTCCTCGCACTCGGCCCCGGCGCCGCGTCCTGGCTGGTGGAGGCAGCGGCGGCCGGCACACGCCGGATCAAGGCGAAGATGGCCCAGGCCGTCGCCCTCGCCAAGCTCTTCTCCGCAGAGGAGGTCGACCGGGCGCTTGGCACCGCGGCGGTCACCGGCCGCTTCGCGGACAAGGACCTGCTCTCGATCCTCGACTACCAGGCCGTCCACGGACAGGCCGAACCCACCCGCCGCAGCGAGGAGCACTCGCTCCAGCCGGGCACCTCCGCCTGGTCCTCCTTCGGCCTCAACACCCTGCTCGACCACGACGAAAGCGACCCGTCCTGA
- a CDS encoding cytochrome P450: MNNPLQDPAFFQDPYPTLASLRNAAPVMKMPGGQGRPGYLVTGYAEARAAFADPRLSKDTTAFFAGKDTGRSLHPAVSQSMLATDPPQHTRLRRLVTKAFTPAAVARLRPYIASLVDKLLDQWTPGEQIDAIQSLAIPLPVTVICQLLGVPETDREELRVWSNDLFAAGQPERIDSASHHVAGYMADLIASKRRTPDDSLLTDLIRARDGEDQLSEDELLSLAVLLLVAGHETTTNLIGNGLLALLQAPASLHRLRQEPQLAEAAVDELLRLDSPISMATFRFTTGPINLGNTEIPAGSPVLIAPGAANRDPTRFSEPDQLDLDRNANGHLAFGHGIHRCLGAPLARAEGELTFRAISRRFPQLRLAVPSAELKWRHTRLMRGLEALPLLP, translated from the coding sequence ATGAACAATCCGCTCCAGGACCCTGCCTTCTTCCAGGACCCTTACCCCACTCTCGCGTCCCTTCGGAACGCCGCACCGGTGATGAAGATGCCCGGTGGCCAAGGCCGGCCCGGCTACCTGGTGACCGGCTACGCCGAGGCCCGAGCGGCGTTCGCCGACCCGCGGCTGTCGAAGGACACGACCGCCTTCTTCGCCGGTAAGGACACCGGGCGGAGCCTGCACCCGGCGGTGTCCCAGAGCATGCTCGCCACCGATCCGCCGCAACACACCCGACTCCGGCGCCTCGTCACGAAGGCATTCACCCCGGCAGCCGTCGCACGGCTCCGCCCGTACATCGCGAGCCTGGTCGACAAACTGCTCGACCAGTGGACGCCCGGCGAGCAGATCGACGCCATCCAGAGCCTCGCCATCCCTCTCCCCGTCACGGTGATCTGCCAACTGCTGGGGGTTCCTGAGACAGACCGTGAAGAGCTGCGCGTCTGGTCGAACGACCTGTTCGCGGCCGGGCAGCCTGAGCGGATCGACTCCGCGTCGCATCACGTCGCGGGTTATATGGCTGACCTCATCGCCTCCAAGCGTCGAACACCCGACGATAGCCTGCTCACTGATCTGATCCGAGCCCGCGACGGCGAGGACCAGCTCAGCGAGGACGAACTCCTATCCCTCGCTGTTCTCCTGCTGGTGGCCGGACACGAGACAACCACCAACCTGATCGGCAACGGCCTCCTGGCCCTGCTCCAGGCCCCGGCCTCGCTGCACCGCCTGCGCCAGGAGCCCCAGCTGGCGGAGGCCGCTGTCGACGAGCTGCTGCGGCTGGACTCCCCCATCAGCATGGCCACCTTCCGTTTCACCACCGGGCCTATCAACCTCGGCAACACGGAGATTCCGGCTGGCTCTCCAGTACTCATCGCGCCCGGGGCCGCGAATCGCGATCCCACCCGATTCTCCGAGCCGGACCAACTCGACCTCGACCGGAACGCCAACGGGCACCTTGCATTCGGGCACGGCATCCACCGCTGCCTCGGGGCGCCGCTGGCTCGTGCCGAGGGTGAGCTCACCTTCCGAGCCATCTCACGTCGCTTTCCCCAGCTCCGGCTCGCCGTGCCCAGTGCCGAGCTGAAATGGCGACATACACGGCTCATGCGGGGCCTCGAGGCGCTTCCGCTCCTACCTTGA
- a CDS encoding MAB_1171c family putative transporter, whose product MISAIFGGMPILLLASSLYWAFRRRPGQRPAGTLSMSAFLACFAVAFSAYAPAIRALEDSVTPDFSRLVSNSATLSAAASVASVLLYLNHDAAEARRRVRRRLQLLTTAVITMVVAFAITPNSLRWSSAELHGHLDEAPTSLHVYSAAYIAYLGYAVYDCLTQTWTRSRTATRASQRLGLRTTAVGCIFALLYTAYKATNAVAAVFGWDAVPGGPRCTSLVTPVSCAFSVTAPAIGVLLITAGLTLPVAIWPITLFLRRRWERQSITDLDPLWEDFTAVLPEIVLEPDATTDGEADFLLHRRVVEINDGILSLRPYRSLAVHQAAAREVARRNLAGTTGGDAIVEAAVLAAAIRALKAGSEPAPERAPQAPGTTARAGDLRAETVWLRSVARAYAANDVVRAAAHEVPTLETAKG is encoded by the coding sequence ATGATCAGCGCCATCTTCGGCGGCATGCCCATCCTGCTGCTGGCCTCGTCGCTCTACTGGGCGTTCAGACGCCGCCCCGGCCAGCGTCCCGCCGGCACCTTGAGCATGTCCGCCTTCCTCGCGTGCTTCGCGGTCGCCTTCAGCGCCTACGCCCCAGCGATCCGTGCACTGGAGGACTCCGTCACGCCGGACTTCTCCCGGCTGGTGAGCAACTCGGCGACGCTGTCCGCCGCAGCCAGCGTCGCCTCCGTGCTCCTCTACCTCAACCACGATGCCGCCGAGGCGCGCCGTCGGGTTCGCCGACGTCTCCAGCTCCTCACCACAGCCGTCATCACGATGGTCGTCGCCTTCGCGATCACCCCGAACAGCCTCAGGTGGAGCTCCGCGGAACTCCACGGCCACCTCGATGAAGCGCCCACCTCCCTGCACGTCTACTCCGCCGCGTACATCGCCTACCTCGGGTACGCGGTTTACGACTGCCTCACTCAGACCTGGACCAGGTCGCGGACCGCGACCCGGGCGAGCCAGCGGCTCGGTCTACGTACGACCGCAGTCGGTTGCATCTTCGCCCTGCTCTACACGGCCTACAAGGCCACCAACGCCGTTGCAGCAGTCTTCGGTTGGGACGCCGTCCCTGGCGGCCCGCGCTGTACGAGCCTGGTCACCCCGGTGTCCTGCGCCTTCAGCGTCACCGCGCCGGCCATCGGCGTCCTGCTCATCACCGCAGGCTTGACGCTCCCCGTCGCGATCTGGCCGATCACGCTCTTCCTCCGCCGTCGATGGGAGCGCCAGTCGATCACCGATCTCGACCCGCTCTGGGAAGACTTCACCGCAGTGCTGCCCGAGATCGTCCTTGAACCCGACGCCACGACGGACGGCGAGGCCGACTTCCTGCTTCACCGCCGCGTCGTCGAGATCAACGACGGCATCCTCTCTCTGCGGCCCTACCGGTCGCTCGCGGTACACCAGGCCGCCGCGCGGGAGGTGGCCCGGCGCAACCTGGCTGGCACCACCGGCGGGGACGCCATCGTTGAGGCGGCTGTCCTGGCAGCAGCCATCCGGGCCTTGAAGGCAGGCAGCGAGCCGGCACCGGAGCGAGCACCTCAGGCCCCCGGCACCACCGCCCGCGCGGGAGATCTGCGAGCCGAGACGGTCTGGCTACGCTCGGTGGCTCGGGCGTATGCCGCAAACGACGTCGTCCGAGCGGCAGCACACGAGGTCCCGACACTCGAGACCGCGAAGGGATGA
- a CDS encoding regulator component has product MDKSQLRAACEERLARLELPHRFGTQQLRQAVAAMRGKPIVLRALPNSAADAPCGIRVETPTADVLFVEQGTSAAHQMHILAHEISHILCDHPGSLALGDDVTSAIGLNPTLVQRMSGRTAYTTTDEREAELMATLIRQRVYRERLLPARRPTVADERWDAIFA; this is encoded by the coding sequence ATGGACAAGAGCCAACTGCGGGCGGCCTGCGAGGAGCGCCTCGCACGCCTCGAACTGCCCCACCGCTTCGGCACCCAGCAGCTCCGCCAGGCTGTCGCCGCCATGCGCGGAAAGCCGATCGTCCTCCGCGCCCTGCCGAACAGTGCTGCGGACGCCCCCTGCGGCATCCGCGTCGAGACGCCCACTGCGGACGTCCTGTTCGTCGAACAGGGGACATCAGCCGCCCACCAGATGCACATCCTGGCCCATGAGATCAGCCACATCCTCTGTGACCACCCAGGTTCGCTCGCCCTCGGCGACGACGTCACCTCGGCCATCGGCCTCAACCCGACACTCGTTCAGCGCATGTCCGGCCGCACGGCCTACACCACCACGGACGAGCGCGAGGCCGAACTGATGGCCACCCTCATCCGCCAGCGCGTTTACCGCGAACGCCTCCTCCCAGCACGTCGGCCCACAGTCGCTGACGAACGCTGGGACGCGATCTTCGCCTGA
- a CDS encoding helix-turn-helix transcriptional regulator — MSTMIEAAHPREVQVESLGDLLRYWRGRLDPQRIPGLVRDGRRSSGLSQKEVARLTGVSDRWYRELELGRQANFSADFLDRLAFTLRLSDAERGVLYLRATDRAPAPRRSADARAIQALDAPMQKLLDSQSVVVNRSVAR, encoded by the coding sequence ATGAGCACCATGATCGAGGCGGCGCATCCGAGGGAAGTGCAAGTTGAGTCCCTGGGTGACCTGCTCCGGTATTGGCGCGGTCGCCTGGACCCCCAGCGCATCCCTGGCTTGGTTCGCGATGGGCGGCGGAGTTCGGGGCTGTCCCAGAAGGAAGTGGCTCGCCTCACGGGTGTGAGCGATCGGTGGTACCGCGAGCTGGAACTGGGCCGACAGGCGAATTTCTCCGCAGACTTCCTCGACCGTCTGGCGTTCACGCTCCGGCTGTCCGATGCCGAGCGGGGCGTCCTCTACCTGCGGGCTACGGATCGGGCGCCGGCGCCGCGCCGGAGCGCCGATGCACGGGCGATCCAGGCACTGGACGCCCCGATGCAGAAGCTGCTTGACAGTCAGAGCGTTGTGGTGAACCGCTCTGTAGCTCGATGA
- a CDS encoding IS5 family transposase: MPNQFSTPGAGESTALTPGCDCYVHLYGAIGEGHRAPRYDSDMTDAEWAVIRGAMPMPAWLEGKGGRPEAHCHRGVIDAVRYLVDNGVKWRNLPADYPFWRAVYDFFRRWRRHGYIRELYQRLRRTERKKQGKATEPSAGIIDSQSVDGSETCPATSRGFDGGKLRDGRKRHVLTDTGGLLLEVTVTAANVHDSKAAPELLEAFMAEPGRLLELVWTDSAYQGQELADAFAAHGVRVEVVKRTDGTKGFRVLARRWVVERTLGWLSRSRRLNRDHERRDDHHVQMVWWAASITLGRRMARQRLHWPEFRPHRLPAPGPARG; the protein is encoded by the coding sequence TTGCCCAACCAGTTCAGCACTCCCGGTGCCGGCGAGTCCACTGCGCTCACTCCGGGGTGTGACTGCTACGTGCACCTGTACGGGGCGATCGGGGAGGGGCACCGCGCGCCGCGCTACGACAGCGACATGACGGACGCCGAATGGGCGGTGATCCGCGGCGCGATGCCGATGCCCGCCTGGCTGGAGGGGAAGGGCGGACGCCCTGAGGCGCACTGCCACCGGGGGGTGATCGACGCGGTGCGCTATCTGGTCGACAATGGCGTCAAGTGGCGCAATCTACCTGCGGACTACCCCTTCTGGCGGGCGGTGTACGACTTCTTCCGCCGCTGGCGCCGCCACGGCTACATCCGCGAGCTCTACCAGCGCTTGCGCCGCACCGAGCGCAAGAAGCAGGGCAAGGCGACGGAGCCGAGCGCGGGCATCATCGACTCTCAGTCCGTGGACGGCTCGGAGACCTGTCCGGCCACCTCACGCGGCTTCGACGGCGGCAAGCTGCGCGACGGGCGCAAGCGCCACGTCCTGACCGACACCGGCGGACTGCTGCTGGAGGTCACCGTCACCGCGGCCAACGTGCACGACTCCAAGGCCGCCCCGGAGTTGCTCGAGGCATTCATGGCCGAGCCCGGACGGCTGCTCGAACTCGTGTGGACGGACTCCGCCTACCAGGGCCAGGAACTGGCCGACGCCTTCGCCGCGCACGGGGTGAGAGTGGAGGTGGTCAAGCGCACCGACGGAACCAAGGGGTTCAGGGTACTGGCGCGCAGGTGGGTGGTGGAGCGCACGCTCGGCTGGCTCTCGCGCTCGCGGCGCCTGAACCGCGACCACGAGCGCCGCGACGACCACCACGTGCAGATGGTGTGGTGGGCCGCCTCGATCACCCTCGGCCGGCGGATGGCCCGCCAGCGCCTGCACTGGCCCGAGTTCCGCCCGCACCGGCTCCCCGCGCCGGGCCCGGCGCGGGGATGA
- a CDS encoding helix-turn-helix domain-containing protein → MTERPRRTFAERLDHLFREVHPDSRGPYSYAEVAQGIKAAGEGAITASGIQQLRTGTRGNPKMATIKALADFFGVPAGYFFDDEVAEHTEAEIQLVAAMRDEKIAQVALRSAGLSTASLKMVHTVIAQARHLEGLPAGDDFPGFDLNE, encoded by the coding sequence ATGACCGAGAGACCGCGGCGGACCTTCGCCGAGCGGCTGGACCATCTGTTCCGGGAGGTCCACCCCGACAGCCGTGGCCCGTACTCGTACGCCGAAGTCGCCCAGGGCATCAAGGCGGCGGGCGAAGGCGCGATCACCGCAAGCGGGATCCAGCAGCTTCGCACGGGCACACGCGGCAACCCGAAGATGGCGACGATCAAGGCCCTGGCTGACTTCTTCGGCGTTCCCGCCGGCTACTTCTTCGACGACGAGGTCGCCGAGCACACGGAAGCCGAGATCCAGCTGGTGGCGGCCATGAGGGACGAGAAGATCGCCCAGGTGGCGCTTCGGTCCGCCGGCCTGTCGACGGCAAGCCTCAAGATGGTGCACACGGTCATCGCGCAGGCCCGGCATCTGGAGGGCCTGCCAGCTGGGGACGACTTCCCCGGCTTCGATTTGAATGAGTGA
- a CDS encoding transcriptional regulator yields the protein MPTAVSGTLTCPDSDRQNRLAVQLAGMIPGAVSIRVSHTDPARRWPEAHARATDAAGEPIALSRTTAKVAARWILRVWPTADWTRAHTLDLTTGALASSGRGR from the coding sequence ATGCCCACCGCCGTGAGCGGAACCCTGACCTGCCCGGACAGCGACCGACAGAACCGCCTCGCCGTCCAGCTCGCCGGAATGATCCCCGGTGCGGTCAGCATCCGCGTCAGTCACACGGACCCGGCCAGGCGGTGGCCGGAGGCCCACGCACGGGCGACCGACGCCGCCGGGGAGCCGATAGCGCTGAGTCGTACCACGGCCAAGGTGGCGGCCCGCTGGATCCTGCGGGTCTGGCCGACCGCCGACTGGACCCGGGCGCACACGCTCGACCTCACCACCGGCGCGCTCGCATCCTCTGGCCGGGGGCGCTGA
- a CDS encoding ATP-binding protein: MRRTRDPQTLAESTTVLDRMARILASRGIDQAVVDARPEDPEPFSALDALSAGMLPRYRDAVATHPQVLAWVRQVAAQAVAPSTGARRQLTTGPSLLMAGVVGAGKTHEAYGAVRALVQAGIGVRWRATTAADLYAELRPSSDTDGERVLAAYSRVPLLILDDLGAAKSSEFVEEQTYRLINRRYNHMLPTLITTNLRIRDLKVHLGDRVSSRLAQMTTRVEFDEVDRRRLQRAA; encoded by the coding sequence ATGCGCCGTACCCGTGACCCGCAGACCCTCGCCGAGAGCACCACGGTGCTCGACCGGATGGCCCGGATCCTGGCCTCCCGAGGCATCGACCAGGCCGTGGTCGACGCCCGACCCGAGGACCCCGAGCCGTTCTCGGCGCTGGACGCCCTGTCCGCCGGGATGCTGCCCCGCTACCGGGACGCGGTCGCGACCCACCCGCAGGTCCTGGCCTGGGTGCGACAGGTCGCCGCGCAGGCTGTCGCCCCGAGCACCGGTGCCCGCCGACAGCTCACCACCGGCCCGAGCCTGCTGATGGCCGGGGTGGTCGGGGCTGGGAAGACGCACGAGGCGTACGGCGCGGTGCGGGCGCTGGTGCAGGCCGGCATCGGCGTGCGCTGGCGCGCGACCACCGCCGCCGACCTCTACGCGGAGCTGCGGCCCAGCTCCGACACGGACGGCGAGCGGGTTCTCGCGGCCTACAGCCGGGTGCCGCTGCTGATCCTTGACGACCTCGGTGCCGCCAAGTCGAGCGAGTTCGTCGAGGAGCAGACCTACCGGCTGATCAACCGCCGGTACAACCACATGCTCCCGACCCTGATCACCACGAACCTGCGGATCAGGGACCTCAAGGTGCACCTCGGCGACCGCGTCAGCTCGCGACTCGCCCAGATGACCACCCGGGTCGAGTTCGACGAGGTCGACCGCAGACGCCTCCAGCGCGCCGCCTGA